One Patescibacteria group bacterium DNA segment encodes these proteins:
- a CDS encoding histidine phosphatase family protein: MIIIFFEAHGTTLDNEAHLASGHYDVELSDLGREQAKQLGERYQDKHIDAIFCSDLQRSYKTAEIAFKGKDIPIIQDARLRECDYGDWTRRPSSDVEAERGNRVSVHFPNGESYEQICDRMKDFLDELKTNYNNKTVLIIGHRATQYGLEHWIKGIPILKTVTDPWQWQPGWEYQY; this comes from the coding sequence ATGATTATTATATTCTTTGAAGCCCATGGCACAACTCTGGATAATGAAGCTCACTTAGCTTCCGGGCATTATGATGTGGAGTTATCCGATCTTGGCAGAGAACAGGCGAAGCAGTTAGGTGAACGTTACCAGGATAAACATATAGATGCTATTTTCTGCTCGGATCTACAGCGGTCATACAAAACTGCAGAGATCGCTTTTAAAGGCAAAGACATTCCCATCATCCAAGACGCCAGATTAAGAGAATGTGATTATGGAGATTGGACAAGACGTCCCAGCAGTGATGTAGAAGCTGAAAGAGGGAACAGGGTTTCTGTTCATTTCCCGAACGGCGAGAGTTACGAACAAATCTGCGACAGGATGAAGGATTTCTTAGATGAATTAAAAACTAACTATAATAACAAGACTGTGCTAATCATTGGGCATAGAGCTACTCAATACGGATTAGAGCATTGGATTAAAGGCATTCCTATTCTAAAAACTGTGACAGATCCGTGGCAGTGGCAACCGGGTTGGGAATATCAATACTAA
- a CDS encoding pyrroline-5-carboxylate reductase has product MKLGFIGFGRMGSLLGNALVNSGAISGQNLYINDIALLNPERLPEGVKVVKTPQEAINQSDMVFICVKPTEVISLIKDLGFDSNKLVVSIAVGVTLSQLSKHVGDQVIRIIPSYTQKVFQGIILYAAHENLKTDKLSRILSLLNLVGHPLLLDESKFELAADVSSCAPAFWAFMLDTVIQEAVTRGLPKEIAGEIALQTLIGSSQAFLKENDLASVPQQVATPGGITAEGMEVLKAHFPDLIKQVFDRTLAKYDKLSQILNKQSE; this is encoded by the coding sequence ATGAAGTTAGGGTTTATCGGGTTTGGCAGAATGGGGTCTTTATTGGGCAATGCTCTAGTAAATAGTGGGGCTATTTCTGGTCAAAACTTATACATCAACGATATTGCTCTACTAAACCCTGAAAGATTGCCAGAGGGAGTCAAGGTAGTCAAAACTCCTCAAGAAGCCATCAATCAATCTGATATGGTATTTATTTGCGTCAAACCCACTGAGGTTATATCTTTAATAAAAGATCTCGGTTTTGATAGCAATAAACTGGTGGTTTCTATTGCAGTAGGGGTTACGCTCAGCCAGTTATCTAAACATGTTGGTGACCAAGTTATTAGAATCATTCCAAGCTATACCCAAAAGGTGTTCCAGGGTATTATTCTTTATGCTGCTCACGAGAATTTAAAGACTGATAAACTATCCAGGATATTAAGTCTGCTTAACCTGGTGGGTCATCCCCTCTTGTTGGATGAATCTAAGTTTGAATTAGCCGCCGATGTTTCTAGCTGTGCCCCTGCTTTCTGGGCATTTATGCTTGATACAGTCATCCAAGAAGCCGTTACAAGGGGTTTGCCCAAGGAGATAGCAGGAGAAATTGCATTGCAGACACTTATTGGATCATCTCAAGCCTTCTTAAAGGAAAATGATTTAGCTAGTGTCCCCCAGCAAGTAGCTACTCCGGGTGGAATTACGGCGGAAGGCATGGAAGTACTAAAAGCCCATTTCCCTGATTTGATTAAACAGGTGTTTGACCGAACTCTAGCCAAGTATGACAAATTATCACAGATCCTAAATAAACAATCTGAATAA